In Sphingomonas sp. SUN019, one genomic interval encodes:
- a CDS encoding M48 family metalloprotease has product MIAVAILVLAQPARAQSVLRDAETEALLADMTAPLITAAGLSPRDVKVVLINDDSINAFVAGGQVVYIHSGTLQAAKTANEVQGVIAHELGHIAGGHVVLGDRGTKAATGISILSLVLGLAAMAAGGGEAGMGVLAAGQQAAMSNYLSFSRAQEASTDAAGARYLNAAGISGKGYLNFFKQLQQMEYRYGISRKMEFMLDHPVSSERVANLTETMEASPAWNKPLNQDWEERFKRVKAKLDGYLMPPPQALQKYPDSDQSIYAHYARAYAYHRAGYPDKANAETNALIAAKPSDPYFLEIEGQILLEAGKPKDALPPLRKAFQGSGSNPLIGTTLGHALIATEDQANFPEATKVLRTAVARDDQNPFAWLQLGTVYERTGDTARAALASAERASMVGDSPTAALSARAALAGIPPNTPDWIRAQDIAITAQNDIQDNPKKFKRK; this is encoded by the coding sequence ATGATCGCGGTCGCGATTCTCGTGCTCGCCCAGCCCGCGCGCGCGCAGTCGGTGCTGCGCGATGCCGAGACCGAGGCGCTGCTGGCCGACATGACCGCGCCGCTGATCACCGCCGCGGGCCTCAGCCCCCGCGACGTGAAAGTCGTGCTGATCAACGACGATTCGATCAACGCTTTCGTCGCGGGTGGGCAGGTCGTCTATATTCATTCCGGTACATTGCAGGCGGCAAAAACCGCCAATGAGGTTCAGGGTGTGATCGCGCACGAGCTGGGCCATATCGCCGGTGGTCACGTCGTCCTTGGCGATCGCGGAACTAAGGCTGCGACCGGCATCTCGATCCTCAGCCTCGTGCTCGGCCTCGCGGCGATGGCGGCGGGCGGCGGAGAAGCGGGAATGGGCGTCCTCGCCGCGGGGCAACAGGCGGCGATGAGCAATTATCTCTCGTTCTCGCGCGCGCAGGAGGCGTCGACCGATGCGGCGGGCGCGCGCTACCTCAACGCAGCCGGGATCAGCGGCAAGGGTTATCTGAATTTCTTCAAGCAATTGCAGCAGATGGAATATCGCTACGGCATCTCGCGCAAGATGGAATTCATGCTCGACCATCCCGTATCGAGCGAGCGCGTCGCCAACCTGACCGAAACGATGGAGGCATCCCCCGCCTGGAACAAGCCGCTCAATCAGGATTGGGAAGAACGGTTCAAGCGGGTGAAGGCGAAGCTCGACGGTTACCTGATGCCGCCCCCGCAGGCGCTGCAGAAATATCCCGACAGCGACCAGTCGATCTACGCGCATTACGCGCGCGCCTACGCCTATCACCGCGCCGGCTATCCCGACAAAGCCAATGCCGAAACCAACGCGCTGATCGCCGCCAAACCGAGCGACCCCTATTTTCTGGAGATAGAGGGGCAGATACTGCTCGAGGCGGGCAAGCCGAAGGATGCGCTTCCCCCGTTGCGCAAGGCGTTTCAGGGGTCGGGCAGCAACCCGCTGATCGGCACCACGCTCGGCCACGCCCTGATCGCGACCGAGGATCAGGCGAATTTCCCCGAGGCGACGAAGGTGCTGCGCACTGCGGTCGCGCGCGACGATCAGAACCCGTTCGCCTGGCTGCAGTTGGGCACCGTCTATGAACGCACCGGCGACACCGCCCGCGCTGCCCTCGCCAGCGCCGAACGCGCCAGCATGGTCGGCGACAGCCCGACCGCCGCGCTAAGCGCGCGCGCCGCGCTCGCCGGGATTCCCCCCAACACCCCCGACTGGATTCGCGCGCAGGACATCGCGATCACCGCGCAAAACGACATCCAGGACAATCCGAAGAAGTTTAAACGCAAATGA
- a CDS encoding ribonuclease E/G has product MLIDARHREETRVAVVKGNRIEEFDFESAERKQLKGNIYLAKVTRVEPSLQAAFIDYGGNRHGFLAFSEIHPDYYQIPKEDRDALLREEAEHAAEEAELRAAQDDDEDHDDHDEAEDAGFEDDRGHGDEDDTPDAEGSADAAPRRKSNGNDDQVEALRQRRMNLRRRYKIQDVIRRRQVLLVQVVKEERGNKGAALTTYLSLAGRYCVLMPNTSHGGGISRKISNAGDRKRLKTIMADLKLPPSMGCIVRTAGLQRTKVEIKRDFDYLARLWDEIREKTLSSDAPALVYGDSDLMKRAIRDIYNKDIDEVIVEGDDGYRQAREFMKLLMPSHARRVKHYSDPVPLYQRAGVEDQLAAMYHPVVQLKSGGYLVINPTEALVSIDINSGRSTREHNIEQTATATNLEAAQEIARQLRLRDMAGLVVIDFIDMDNNSNVRKVEKAMKEALKDDRARIQVGRISSFGLMEMSRQRLRTGVLEASTRACPHCEGTGLVRTASSAGLSALRLIEDEAARGRGSLLTLRASVEAAVYVLNRKRADIAEIEDRYGVRVEILPDGEQEGARMSVEASGPPPAYAPKFEALVEEEEEDFDEVEIEEEDEAEEEEAQEARAPRAERAERPEGDREEREGGRRRRRRRGRRGRARTEGEEQAERGEASEGDAEVETDGEQDEVEATGEVSADAEREGRRRSRRGRRGRRREGGGEGAKAGEAPASDTAEAEAAPEFVGEAPVAVEEAPAPRTRRRPGARANAPVVAAPVEAAPVEADAEASAPVAEDAPKPKRSRRKKADVVAEEAIAPVIEPVAEEPVAEDAPAKPKRTRRKKADAPEAAVAEVATPAPSVAPATAAPANDAAEGAADGEEGGGTNADGSPRRGWWQRTFGA; this is encoded by the coding sequence ATGCTGATCGACGCACGCCACCGGGAAGAAACCCGTGTGGCGGTGGTCAAGGGTAACCGGATCGAGGAATTCGATTTCGAGAGTGCCGAGCGCAAGCAGCTCAAAGGAAATATCTACCTAGCCAAGGTCACCCGCGTCGAGCCGTCGCTGCAGGCGGCGTTCATCGACTACGGCGGCAATCGCCACGGGTTCCTGGCGTTCAGCGAAATCCATCCTGATTATTACCAGATCCCGAAGGAGGATCGCGACGCGCTGCTGCGTGAGGAGGCCGAACACGCCGCCGAGGAAGCCGAACTGCGCGCGGCGCAGGACGACGACGAGGATCACGACGATCACGACGAGGCCGAGGACGCTGGCTTCGAGGATGATCGCGGTCACGGCGACGAGGACGACACGCCCGATGCCGAGGGTTCGGCCGACGCCGCGCCGCGCCGGAAGTCGAACGGTAACGACGATCAGGTCGAGGCGCTGCGCCAACGCCGCATGAACCTGCGCCGCCGCTACAAGATTCAGGACGTGATCCGCCGCCGTCAGGTGCTGCTGGTGCAGGTCGTCAAGGAAGAGCGCGGCAACAAGGGCGCGGCGCTGACGACGTATCTGTCGCTCGCCGGCCGTTATTGCGTGCTGATGCCCAACACGTCGCATGGCGGTGGGATCAGCCGGAAGATCAGCAACGCGGGCGATCGCAAGCGGCTGAAGACGATCATGGCGGACCTGAAGCTGCCGCCGTCGATGGGCTGCATCGTCCGCACCGCGGGCCTCCAGCGCACCAAGGTCGAGATCAAGCGCGACTTCGATTACCTCGCCCGGCTGTGGGACGAAATTCGCGAGAAGACGTTGTCGTCGGACGCGCCTGCCTTGGTCTATGGCGACAGCGATCTGATGAAGCGCGCGATCCGCGACATCTACAACAAGGACATCGACGAGGTGATCGTCGAGGGCGACGACGGTTATCGTCAGGCGCGCGAGTTCATGAAGCTGCTGATGCCCAGCCACGCGCGTCGCGTGAAGCATTACAGCGATCCCGTACCGCTGTATCAGCGCGCGGGCGTCGAGGATCAGCTGGCCGCGATGTACCATCCGGTCGTGCAGCTGAAATCGGGCGGCTATCTGGTTATCAACCCGACCGAGGCGCTCGTTTCGATCGACATCAACTCCGGGCGTTCGACCCGCGAACACAATATCGAACAGACCGCGACCGCGACCAACCTTGAGGCCGCACAGGAAATCGCGCGCCAGCTGCGGCTGCGCGACATGGCGGGCCTGGTGGTCATCGACTTCATCGACATGGACAATAATTCCAATGTCCGGAAGGTCGAGAAGGCGATGAAGGAGGCGCTGAAGGACGATCGCGCGCGCATTCAGGTGGGTCGCATTTCGTCGTTCGGGTTGATGGAGATGAGCCGCCAGCGTCTGCGCACCGGGGTGCTTGAGGCGTCGACCCGCGCCTGTCCGCATTGCGAGGGCACTGGCCTCGTTCGCACCGCATCGTCGGCGGGGCTGTCCGCGCTGCGCCTGATCGAGGATGAGGCCGCTCGTGGCCGCGGCTCGCTGCTGACGCTGCGCGCGTCTGTCGAGGCGGCGGTCTACGTGCTGAACCGCAAGCGCGCCGACATCGCCGAGATCGAGGATCGCTACGGCGTGCGCGTCGAAATCCTGCCCGACGGTGAGCAGGAAGGCGCACGGATGAGCGTCGAAGCCTCCGGTCCGCCGCCCGCCTACGCCCCTAAGTTCGAGGCGCTGGTCGAGGAGGAAGAGGAGGATTTCGACGAGGTCGAGATCGAGGAAGAGGACGAGGCCGAAGAGGAAGAGGCGCAGGAGGCGCGCGCGCCGCGTGCGGAACGCGCCGAACGCCCCGAGGGTGATCGCGAAGAACGCGAGGGCGGCCGTCGCCGCCGCCGTCGTCGCGGCCGTCGCGGTCGTGCGCGGACTGAGGGTGAAGAGCAGGCCGAGCGCGGTGAAGCTTCCGAAGGCGATGCCGAGGTCGAGACCGACGGCGAACAGGACGAGGTCGAAGCGACCGGCGAAGTCAGCGCCGACGCCGAACGCGAAGGCCGTCGTCGCAGCCGTCGCGGACGCCGTGGTCGTCGTCGTGAGGGTGGTGGCGAAGGGGCGAAAGCTGGCGAAGCGCCTGCGAGCGACACGGCCGAAGCCGAGGCAGCGCCGGAGTTCGTCGGCGAAGCGCCCGTCGCAGTCGAGGAAGCGCCCGCCCCACGGACGCGCCGTCGTCCCGGCGCCCGCGCCAATGCGCCGGTCGTGGCGGCCCCGGTAGAGGCCGCTCCGGTCGAGGCTGACGCCGAGGCGTCCGCACCGGTCGCCGAAGATGCGCCGAAGCCCAAAAGGTCGCGCCGCAAGAAGGCCGACGTCGTTGCCGAAGAAGCGATTGCTCCGGTGATCGAGCCGGTCGCGGAGGAGCCGGTCGCCGAGGACGCGCCCGCCAAGCCGAAGCGCACCCGCCGCAAAAAGGCCGACGCGCCGGAGGCGGCGGTAGCCGAGGTGGCTACGCCTGCTCCCAGCGTCGCTCCCGCAACTGCGGCACCGGCGAACGACGCTGCGGAAGGAGCGGCCGACGGCGAAGAAGGCGGCGGCACCAACGCCGACGGCTCCCCCCGCCGCGGCTGGTGGCAGCGCACCTTCGGGGCGTAA
- a CDS encoding N-acetylmuramoyl-L-alanine amidase: MAFRWTDGGGARHGRAVSAVILMAVGVLFGAPGWATTIERVEIADGRVVIRFDEAVARASSFILDGPQRIAIDVDGAKPGRHGEPGGEVSAVRQGWRGTDGARVVLDLIQPMIVSGGEFAADGRSLSLDLKPVNERRFAAASAASPLSFLGINWGSARPKYKISVPVPPARKSVLPRVEGDETRPLVVIDAGHGGVDPGAINPESGLREKDVTLKVAQAIRDELLASGRVRVALTRGDDRYLVLRERYGIARKLKADLFISIHCDSVGAGDASGATAYTLSEVASDKEAARLAARENKSDIINGIDLDAATDVSSILIDLTQRETMNASAGFARLLGREARPLIPVKPNFHRMASLMVLKAPDTPSILFETGYISNPQDAAFLDSREGRGKIAESVKRAVEIYFARRMASR, from the coding sequence ATGGCTTTTCGCTGGACCGACGGGGGTGGTGCGCGGCATGGTCGGGCCGTGTCGGCGGTGATCCTCATGGCGGTCGGTGTGTTGTTCGGCGCGCCCGGTTGGGCGACGACGATCGAACGGGTCGAGATCGCGGACGGCCGCGTCGTCATCCGCTTCGACGAGGCGGTGGCGCGGGCGTCGAGTTTCATCCTGGACGGGCCGCAACGGATCGCGATCGACGTCGACGGCGCGAAGCCGGGGCGGCACGGCGAGCCGGGCGGCGAGGTATCGGCGGTGCGACAGGGGTGGCGCGGGACCGACGGCGCGCGCGTGGTGCTGGACCTGATCCAGCCGATGATCGTGTCGGGGGGTGAGTTCGCGGCGGACGGGCGGTCGTTGTCGCTAGACCTGAAGCCGGTGAACGAACGCCGCTTCGCCGCGGCCAGCGCCGCGTCGCCCCTGTCATTCCTGGGCATCAACTGGGGCAGCGCGCGGCCGAAGTACAAGATTTCGGTACCCGTCCCGCCCGCGCGGAAATCGGTCCTGCCGCGGGTCGAGGGTGACGAGACGCGGCCGCTGGTGGTGATCGACGCGGGGCATGGCGGAGTCGATCCCGGCGCGATCAATCCCGAGAGCGGCCTGCGCGAAAAGGACGTGACGCTGAAGGTCGCGCAGGCGATCCGCGACGAATTGCTGGCCAGCGGGCGGGTGCGCGTGGCGCTGACGCGGGGTGACGACCGTTATCTGGTGTTGCGCGAACGCTACGGCATCGCGCGGAAACTGAAGGCCGATTTGTTCATCTCGATCCACTGCGACAGTGTCGGGGCGGGGGATGCATCGGGCGCGACCGCCTACACCCTGTCGGAGGTCGCATCGGACAAGGAAGCCGCTCGACTGGCGGCGCGCGAGAACAAGTCCGACATCATCAACGGCATCGACCTGGACGCCGCGACCGATGTGTCGTCGATCCTGATCGACCTGACCCAGCGCGAGACGATGAACGCCAGCGCGGGCTTCGCGCGACTGCTGGGACGCGAGGCGCGACCGCTGATCCCGGTGAAGCCGAACTTCCACCGCATGGCCTCGCTGATGGTGCTGAAAGCCCCCGATACGCCGTCGATCCTGTTCGAGACGGGATACATCTCGAACCCGCAGGACGCCGCGTTTCTCGACAGCCGCGAGGGGCGGGGGAAGATCGCGGAGAGCGTGAAGCGCGCGGTGGAAATCTATTTCGCGCGGCGAATGGCATCACGGTGA
- a CDS encoding alcohol dehydrogenase catalytic domain-containing protein, protein MKAAVLRNARIAVEDVPEPQPQPGMMMVRPLACGICGSDLHARDHAPHLCGLLHRAGFRGFMDPARPVVMGHEFCCEVLEKAGDFRSGDRVVALPFLTGPTGVELLGYSNSFYGGFAERMLLQPEASFRVPDDVPTPVAALTEPLSVAVHAVAQAQPGPDDAFAVIGCGPVGLFVIARLRALGLAPILAIEPDPVRRAMAERMGADLAVAPGPEGAAWWNDLDLPLGLSDAMAIDPAVRRKSRAVLFECVGKPGMLMRIATDAPVGAVIVVIGTCMESDAIEPAFLIQKGLRLQFVFAYDAAEFADAFAMICADPDALAPMVTGQTRLSGVNDAFDTLIGGGAIKLMVTPSLSP, encoded by the coding sequence ATGAAGGCGGCGGTGCTGAGGAATGCGCGGATCGCGGTCGAGGACGTGCCAGAACCGCAGCCGCAGCCGGGCATGATGATGGTCCGGCCGCTCGCCTGCGGTATCTGCGGCAGCGACCTGCACGCGCGCGACCATGCGCCGCATCTGTGCGGGCTGCTCCACCGCGCCGGTTTCCGCGGCTTCATGGACCCCGCGCGGCCGGTGGTGATGGGCCACGAATTCTGCTGCGAGGTGCTGGAAAAGGCGGGCGATTTCCGCAGCGGCGACCGCGTCGTCGCGCTGCCGTTCCTGACCGGCCCGACCGGCGTCGAACTGCTCGGCTATTCGAACAGTTTCTACGGCGGGTTCGCCGAACGGATGCTGCTGCAGCCCGAGGCGAGTTTTCGCGTGCCGGACGATGTGCCCACGCCGGTCGCCGCGCTCACCGAGCCACTGTCGGTCGCGGTTCATGCGGTCGCGCAGGCGCAGCCTGGCCCCGACGACGCCTTCGCGGTGATCGGTTGCGGACCCGTTGGGCTGTTCGTGATCGCACGGCTGCGCGCGTTGGGCCTCGCCCCGATCCTGGCGATCGAGCCCGATCCCGTCCGCCGCGCGATGGCCGAGCGGATGGGCGCCGACCTGGCGGTCGCGCCGGGGCCGGAGGGTGCGGCATGGTGGAACGATCTCGATCTGCCGCTCGGCCTGTCCGACGCGATGGCGATCGATCCGGCGGTGCGCCGCAAATCGCGCGCAGTGCTGTTCGAATGTGTCGGGAAACCGGGGATGCTGATGCGCATCGCGACCGACGCGCCGGTCGGCGCGGTGATCGTCGTCATCGGGACGTGCATGGAAAGCGATGCGATCGAACCCGCCTTCCTGATCCAGAAGGGACTCAGGCTGCAGTTCGTCTTCGCCTATGACGCCGCCGAATTCGCCGACGCCTTTGCGATGATCTGCGCCGACCCCGACGCGCTCGCGCCGATGGTGACGGGACAGACCCGCCTGTCAGGCGTGAACGACGCGTTCGACACGCTGATCGGCGGAGGCGCGATCAAGCTGATGGTGACGCCGTCACTTTCACCGTGA
- a CDS encoding LuxR C-terminal-related transcriptional regulator, with product MRPRPDIVSLTGQIVADCTLDTASIFFYDETCGVPALSYLHHVNVSEEAQHCYAERVFESDPFTRSLLVDDSGGRGRFVRWGERSLAARADHAPDYRAFLSQHGIDVVGAWTRRLTPHLCLIVGTHRARTTKRSGDVPVALLEHRLGTLADLVATQLFEEVTARESGCLALRHALGGADEPPTLGLTAREAQIANLICAGKQNKEIAYLVGLSQFTIENHLRRIYRKLHIHNRAALVARMSRQLH from the coding sequence ATGCGGCCACGCCCCGACATCGTTTCGCTGACCGGTCAGATCGTGGCCGACTGTACCCTCGATACCGCGTCGATCTTCTTCTACGACGAAACGTGCGGCGTCCCCGCTTTGTCGTACCTCCATCACGTCAACGTCAGCGAAGAGGCGCAGCATTGCTATGCCGAGCGCGTGTTCGAATCCGATCCGTTCACGCGGTCGTTGCTGGTCGATGACAGCGGCGGACGCGGCCGGTTCGTGCGCTGGGGCGAACGGTCGCTCGCCGCGCGCGCCGATCATGCGCCCGATTATCGCGCGTTCCTGTCGCAGCATGGGATCGACGTCGTCGGGGCGTGGACGCGCCGCCTGACCCCGCATTTGTGCCTGATCGTCGGCACCCACCGTGCGCGCACCACGAAGCGAAGCGGCGACGTGCCGGTCGCGTTGCTCGAACACCGGCTCGGGACGCTCGCCGACCTGGTGGCGACGCAATTGTTCGAGGAGGTGACGGCGCGCGAGAGCGGTTGTCTCGCGTTGCGCCATGCACTTGGTGGCGCGGACGAGCCGCCGACACTGGGCCTCACCGCGCGCGAGGCGCAGATCGCGAACCTGATCTGCGCGGGCAAGCAGAACAAGGAAATCGCCTATCTGGTCGGCCTGTCGCAGTTCACGATCGAGAACCATTTGCGCCGCATCTACCGCAAGCTTCACATCCACAACCGCGCCGCACTGGTCGCGCGAATGTCGCGCCAGCTCCACTGA
- a CDS encoding TonB-dependent receptor, which yields MRKGWLTASAAAVIVAAGSAQAQDAPPAPDATAAQATQIAPDDIIVTANRREQNLQSVGISISALTGEQMRALNVNTALDIANTSPNIEIIRSYAAPGFNTQITIRGVGQPDFQDTTEATATAYVDDFYMIGAGQADFLSFDIARTEVARGPQGTVQGRNSTAGSINYYTNRPEFDDTSARLLGTVAMFGTFRSEGMANFAISDSFAIRGAFSFDHGDGYLRNINPESTWRDGGKSKFWAGRLQAYYKPNEDFSLLLKAEYGRMGPVAAGNEKAYPVGAIPGLPGTYALATDAFGQNQANIGASETDVTNANGANEISSKMQHYLATMTFRASDTLSFTALGGYLKSNKYSVEDCDHTPLAICNFSNQSRSTHWMTEARGLFDSGPFRLTFGGNYLDHKIRTTSGTPLFFSPDITPFVTSYYGQGFLDRQRLKSYAFFGQGEFDIGDRVTLIAGVRYTHDDKVLDSIDAFTLDIPLTTPLPRTIEAFEAFRQQVFASPGAVFTILNRQANGDLAVFNKGLFNANAQVNFKPSDDVLLYAGYRRGVKSGGFITGNVAGTDPALRPFKEETNNAYEVGVKSTFANGVVRFNAALFYYDYQDMQNTSLIGITNVITNNDAKIYGGEAELTLRPMPGLNIFAAGGYVHTKVQDIFNPTGAVPILSDNRLPLAPRFTANARVRYEWDSLGGGLFVQGAARYRTSMFRDSLNNPSTRIPSIFVADALAGYNAPDDRWGLSVYVNNIFDTRRPINLFDVSAVGNSGEVVYNFPRWAGATLSVRF from the coding sequence ATGCGCAAGGGATGGCTGACCGCATCCGCCGCCGCGGTGATCGTCGCGGCCGGATCGGCGCAGGCGCAGGACGCGCCGCCCGCACCTGATGCGACCGCGGCGCAGGCGACTCAGATCGCGCCCGACGACATCATCGTCACCGCCAACCGCCGCGAACAGAATCTGCAGTCGGTCGGCATCTCGATCAGCGCGCTGACCGGCGAACAGATGCGCGCGCTGAACGTCAATACCGCGCTCGACATCGCCAACACCTCGCCCAATATCGAGATCATCCGGTCCTACGCCGCGCCCGGTTTCAACACCCAGATCACGATCCGCGGCGTCGGCCAGCCCGATTTCCAGGACACGACGGAGGCGACCGCCACCGCCTATGTCGACGATTTCTACATGATCGGCGCGGGGCAGGCCGATTTCCTGTCGTTCGACATCGCGCGCACCGAGGTGGCGCGCGGGCCGCAGGGCACGGTGCAGGGGCGCAATTCGACCGCGGGGTCGATCAACTATTACACCAACCGCCCCGAATTCGACGACACCAGCGCGCGCCTGCTGGGCACGGTCGCGATGTTCGGCACGTTCCGTAGCGAAGGAATGGCGAATTTCGCGATCAGCGACAGCTTCGCGATCCGCGGCGCGTTCTCGTTCGATCACGGCGACGGATATCTGCGCAACATCAACCCGGAATCGACGTGGCGCGACGGCGGCAAGAGCAAGTTCTGGGCGGGGCGACTGCAGGCCTATTACAAGCCGAACGAGGATTTCTCGCTGTTGCTGAAGGCCGAATACGGCCGGATGGGGCCGGTCGCGGCGGGCAATGAAAAGGCCTATCCGGTCGGCGCGATTCCCGGCCTGCCCGGCACCTATGCGCTGGCGACCGATGCGTTCGGGCAGAACCAGGCCAATATCGGCGCGAGCGAGACCGACGTCACCAACGCCAACGGCGCGAACGAAATCTCCAGCAAGATGCAGCATTATCTGGCGACGATGACGTTCCGCGCCAGCGATACGCTCAGCTTTACCGCGCTGGGCGGGTATCTCAAATCGAACAAGTACAGCGTCGAGGATTGCGACCATACGCCGCTAGCGATCTGCAATTTCTCCAACCAGTCGCGCTCGACGCACTGGATGACAGAGGCGCGCGGATTGTTCGATTCGGGGCCGTTCCGGTTGACCTTCGGGGGCAATTATCTCGACCACAAGATCCGCACGACGTCGGGCACGCCGTTGTTCTTCAGCCCCGACATCACGCCGTTCGTCACCAGTTACTACGGACAGGGCTTCCTCGACCGGCAACGGCTGAAAAGCTACGCCTTCTTCGGGCAAGGCGAGTTCGACATCGGCGATCGCGTCACGCTGATCGCGGGCGTGCGCTACACGCATGACGACAAGGTGCTCGACAGCATCGACGCGTTCACGCTCGACATTCCGCTGACCACGCCGCTGCCGCGCACGATCGAGGCGTTCGAGGCGTTCCGGCAGCAGGTGTTCGCATCGCCCGGCGCGGTGTTCACCATCCTCAACCGGCAGGCGAACGGCGACCTGGCGGTGTTCAACAAGGGGCTGTTCAACGCCAACGCGCAGGTCAATTTCAAGCCGAGCGACGACGTTCTGCTCTACGCCGGATACCGCCGCGGGGTGAAGAGCGGCGGGTTCATCACCGGCAACGTCGCAGGCACCGATCCCGCGCTGCGCCCGTTTAAGGAGGAAACCAACAACGCTTACGAGGTGGGCGTGAAATCGACCTTCGCGAACGGCGTCGTCCGCTTCAACGCCGCGCTGTTCTACTATGATTATCAGGATATGCAGAACACCAGCCTGATCGGCATCACCAACGTCATCACCAACAACGATGCGAAAATCTACGGCGGCGAGGCCGAACTGACGCTGCGCCCGATGCCGGGGCTGAACATCTTTGCGGCGGGCGGCTATGTCCACACCAAGGTGCAGGACATCTTCAACCCGACCGGCGCGGTGCCGATCCTGTCCGACAACCGGCTGCCGCTCGCGCCGCGCTTCACCGCCAACGCGCGCGTCCGCTACGAATGGGATTCGCTGGGCGGCGGGTTGTTCGTGCAGGGCGCGGCACGTTACCGCACGTCGATGTTCCGAGATTCGCTGAACAATCCGTCGACGCGTATCCCGTCGATCTTCGTCGCCGACGCGCTGGCCGGGTATAATGCGCCCGACGATCGTTGGGGGCTTAGCGTGTACGTCAACAACATCTTCGACACGCGCCGCCCGATCAACCTGTTCGACGTGTCCGCGGTCGGCAACAGCGGGGAGGTCGTCTATAATTTTCCGCGCTGGGCCGGGGCAACGCTGTCCGTCCGTTTCTGA
- a CDS encoding SDR family NAD(P)-dependent oxidoreductase produces MTLVGMLDGKTAFVTGGGSGIGRATCIAFAREGAKVLVADLDGAEETATAIGGDAYAVTLDITDHVAVDAAVDGLVARWGRIDIAFNNAGINIENKRDHWDRLDLFDRTMEVNVRGMMICMIAELRHMAPARSGSIVNTASTAGFSGIAGPGYVASKHAVVGLTRSAALRYAEEGIRVNALCPGATFGGMMSKRHDPESLKVKARANPVNRIADPEELAEAVVFMASDRASYMTGHPMAVDGGFLAA; encoded by the coding sequence ATGACGCTGGTGGGGATGCTGGACGGCAAGACCGCGTTCGTCACCGGCGGCGGCAGCGGGATCGGCCGCGCGACGTGCATCGCCTTTGCGCGCGAGGGGGCGAAGGTGCTGGTCGCCGACCTCGACGGTGCAGAGGAGACCGCAACCGCGATCGGCGGCGACGCTTATGCGGTCACACTCGACATCACCGATCACGTAGCGGTCGACGCGGCGGTGGACGGGCTGGTCGCGCGCTGGGGACGGATCGACATCGCGTTCAACAACGCCGGCATCAATATCGAGAACAAGCGCGATCACTGGGACCGGCTGGACCTGTTCGACAGGACGATGGAGGTGAACGTGCGCGGCATGATGATCTGCATGATCGCCGAGTTGCGCCACATGGCGCCCGCGCGATCGGGCAGCATCGTCAACACCGCGTCCACCGCCGGATTCTCGGGGATAGCCGGGCCGGGCTATGTCGCCAGCAAGCACGCCGTCGTCGGCCTGACGCGGTCCGCCGCGCTGCGTTATGCCGAGGAAGGCATCCGCGTGAACGCTTTGTGCCCCGGCGCGACGTTCGGGGGCATGATGAGCAAGCGCCACGATCCTGAATCGCTCAAGGTGAAGGCGCGCGCGAACCCGGTGAACCGCATCGCCGATCCCGAGGAGTTGGCCGAGGCGGTCGTCTTCATGGCCTCCGACCGGGCGAGTTACATGACCGGGCATCCGATGGCGGTCGACGGCGGCTTCCTCGCCGCCTGA